In one Vibrio rarus genomic region, the following are encoded:
- a CDS encoding CoA-acylating methylmalonate-semialdehyde dehydrogenase, with protein sequence MSVLVSNFINGQIVASNSGRSADLFNPANGEHRGQVQLSSAEEALRAVEVAKQAQLAWQNTPPLQRARVMFRFKALLEEKADELATLISIEHGKVHSDALGELTRGLEVVEFACGIPHLLKGEHSLNVGREIDSYSLMQPVGVCVGITPFNFPVMVPLWMIPVALACGNSFILKPSEKDPSVSLALADLLQQAGLPDGVFNVIQGDKEVVDALLEAPDVVAVSFVGSTPIAQAIYSKGSANGKRVQALGGAKNHLVVMPDADLEGATNALMGAAYGAAGERCMAISVAVAVGDETADRLIESLQRKVKGLRVGPGLGVSPENEMGPLVSEVHMNKVKQYIQSGVEQGATLVVDGREAHASGPGYFVGGTLFDNVTSDMTIYQEEIFGPVLCVVRAKDYQQALQLINDHEFGNGTAIYTRDGDTARDFSEKVEIGMVGVNVPIPVPMAFHSFGGWKRSIFGPLNVHGNDGVRFYTRMKTVTARWPKGQRESEFVMPTMK encoded by the coding sequence ATGTCAGTTTTGGTATCTAACTTTATTAACGGTCAAATCGTGGCCAGCAACAGTGGACGCTCGGCTGACCTGTTCAACCCCGCCAATGGCGAACATAGAGGGCAGGTGCAGTTGTCCAGTGCCGAAGAGGCGTTGCGCGCGGTAGAGGTGGCCAAACAGGCACAATTGGCATGGCAAAATACGCCACCATTACAACGAGCGCGAGTGATGTTTCGCTTTAAAGCCTTGCTTGAAGAAAAGGCCGATGAACTGGCCACCTTAATTTCCATAGAACACGGTAAAGTGCACAGTGATGCATTGGGCGAACTGACCCGTGGCTTAGAAGTGGTGGAGTTTGCTTGTGGGATCCCTCATCTGTTGAAAGGGGAACACTCTTTGAATGTTGGACGAGAGATTGACAGTTACTCCCTAATGCAACCGGTGGGGGTCTGTGTCGGCATTACGCCATTTAACTTCCCTGTGATGGTGCCTCTGTGGATGATCCCTGTCGCTTTGGCCTGTGGTAACAGCTTTATTTTAAAACCGTCGGAGAAAGACCCGAGTGTCTCTTTGGCTCTGGCGGATCTCTTACAGCAAGCCGGTTTACCTGATGGGGTGTTTAACGTCATACAAGGTGATAAAGAAGTGGTGGATGCACTTTTAGAGGCACCAGATGTCGTTGCCGTGAGTTTTGTCGGTTCTACGCCAATTGCGCAGGCGATTTACAGCAAAGGCAGTGCTAATGGTAAACGAGTACAGGCTCTTGGGGGCGCAAAAAATCACTTGGTGGTGATGCCCGATGCGGATCTTGAAGGGGCGACTAATGCACTTATGGGCGCAGCTTACGGGGCTGCAGGTGAACGCTGTATGGCCATCTCAGTGGCGGTCGCTGTTGGCGATGAAACCGCTGACCGCTTGATTGAGTCTTTGCAAAGAAAAGTAAAGGGGTTACGTGTTGGTCCAGGGCTTGGGGTGTCTCCTGAAAATGAAATGGGGCCACTGGTGAGTGAAGTTCACATGAATAAAGTGAAACAATATATTCAAAGCGGTGTGGAGCAAGGGGCAACGTTGGTTGTTGATGGACGAGAGGCGCATGCCAGTGGGCCGGGGTACTTTGTTGGAGGAACACTGTTTGACAATGTCACCTCTGATATGACCATTTATCAAGAGGAAATTTTTGGTCCGGTATTGTGCGTTGTGCGCGCCAAAGATTATCAACAGGCGCTGCAATTAATTAATGACCATGAATTTGGCAACGGCACAGCCATCTATACTCGTGATGGGGATACCGCCCGTGATTTCTCGGAAAAAGTTGAAATTGGTATGGTAGGGGTCAATGTTCCAATTCCCGTACCGATGGCATTCCACAGTTTTGGTGGTTGGAAGCGTTCTATCTTTGGCCCGCTAAATGTACATGGCAATGATGGCGTGCGTTTCTATACTCGTATGAAGACGGTCACCGCTCGCTGGCCAAAAGGGCAACGAGAAAGTGAATTTGTGATGCCAACAATGAAGTAG
- a CDS encoding glutamine amidotransferase-related protein encodes MKIGILTCGHVDAPLSDGYGQYADMIEGTLFEVNNGFTFHNYDATLGELPDLDECHGFIITGSVNNAYDNHPWILQLMQWIVSCEVRRRPLVGICFGHQLIARALGGMVQKSDKGWGLGSYEVQITAQKRWMNLSVERVRLLVSHQDQVTTVPKGVKVIASNDFCPNFMLAKDNHILTVQGHPEFAVDFTSKLVEKRKHLITPLHYQQAFIDLATPQDSALILHWIDSFFVMAQDNTDIERSSSQIEIS; translated from the coding sequence ATGAAGATAGGGATATTAACGTGCGGTCATGTTGATGCGCCATTGTCTGATGGTTATGGGCAGTACGCTGACATGATTGAAGGGACGCTTTTTGAGGTCAACAATGGATTCACGTTTCACAACTATGACGCCACCTTAGGAGAATTACCTGATCTGGACGAATGTCATGGGTTTATTATCACAGGCAGCGTCAATAATGCGTACGATAATCATCCTTGGATTTTGCAGCTTATGCAGTGGATCGTAAGCTGTGAAGTTCGTCGGCGTCCGCTTGTTGGCATATGCTTTGGCCATCAATTAATTGCGCGCGCTTTAGGGGGTATGGTGCAAAAGTCTGATAAAGGCTGGGGTTTGGGCAGCTATGAGGTGCAAATTACGGCTCAAAAAAGATGGATGAACCTATCTGTTGAACGCGTGCGACTGCTGGTGAGTCATCAAGATCAGGTGACCACAGTGCCAAAGGGCGTTAAAGTGATCGCCAGTAATGATTTCTGCCCTAACTTTATGTTGGCAAAAGATAATCATATATTGACGGTGCAGGGGCATCCTGAGTTTGCAGTGGATTTTACAAGCAAATTAGTGGAGAAACGTAAGCACTTAATTACGCCTTTGCACTATCAACAGGCTTTTATCGATCTGGCCACGCCACAAGACTCTGCATTGATATTACATTGGATAGACAGTTTCTTTGTTATGGCCCAAGACAATACCGATATTGAGCGAAGTAGCAGTCAAATCGAAATATCATAA
- the dhiA gene encoding type II toxin-antitoxin system antitoxin DhiA, whose translation MLKVIDVDLVADFTLELTFSDGYTGEANLVEYFQKEAFSHVTHFQKFALTADGSLDWSGAELSAATLKEITVGSYTESNLTPFDVKEMEMVIKQASWDSMQEGRADILQAAIRSYVEQFGHSVVIERAGIKSRTSAYRSLKPETTPSFGTLVQLGHAVIELAKDRVSSHSMSRM comes from the coding sequence ATGTTGAAAGTAATTGATGTTGATTTGGTAGCTGATTTTACACTTGAGCTTACTTTTAGTGACGGTTATACCGGTGAAGCAAATTTAGTCGAGTATTTCCAAAAAGAAGCATTTAGTCACGTGACTCATTTTCAAAAATTTGCATTAACGGCTGACGGCTCTCTTGATTGGAGTGGTGCTGAATTATCAGCTGCAACGTTAAAAGAAATTACAGTTGGTAGCTATACTGAATCTAATTTAACGCCTTTTGACGTTAAAGAAATGGAAATGGTAATCAAGCAGGCTTCATGGGATTCAATGCAAGAAGGTCGAGCTGACATTTTGCAAGCGGCCATTCGTTCTTATGTTGAACAATTTGGTCACAGTGTTGTAATTGAGCGTGCAGGAATTAAAAGTAGAACCAGTGCTTATCGTTCATTAAAACCTGAAACGACACCAAGTTTTGGTACTTTGGTTCAATTAGGTCATGCCGTAATTGAGTTGGCTAAAGATAGAGTATCTTCTCATTCTATGAGTCGTATGTAA
- a CDS encoding ATP-binding protein, whose protein sequence is MPLQIDSLEVFESNKSELQVGKYIKIEDGNHNFAIAIVKNIAGKNDDDSWVFTIDATPIGALIANESGYDFKKGTPVLPVPTEPVYIMDSSTLDNLFSNDGAFNFNIGTLTNNVTVKFNLHGNRFFSKHIGIVGSTGSGKSCAVSRILPNVVGITPDGYTLHCH, encoded by the coding sequence ATGCCACTACAAATAGATTCCTTGGAAGTTTTTGAATCAAATAAGTCTGAACTGCAAGTAGGGAAATACATAAAAATTGAAGATGGAAATCACAATTTTGCAATAGCGATTGTCAAAAATATAGCAGGAAAAAATGATGATGATAGTTGGGTGTTTACAATTGATGCGACTCCGATAGGCGCATTAATTGCGAATGAAAGTGGTTATGACTTTAAAAAAGGAACCCCTGTTTTACCTGTCCCTACAGAACCCGTATATATTATGGATTCTTCGACCTTAGATAACCTTTTTTCAAATGATGGTGCTTTTAATTTTAATATAGGTACTCTTACCAATAATGTGACTGTTAAGTTCAATCTACATGGCAACCGTTTCTTTAGTAAGCATATTGGGATTGTAGGCTCTACTGGATCTGGAAAGTCTTGTGCTGTTTCTAGAATTCTACCAAATGTTGTTGGTATAACTCCAGATGGTTATACATTACATTGTCACTAA
- the tnpB gene encoding IS66 family insertion sequence element accessory protein TnpB (TnpB, as the term is used for proteins encoded by IS66 family insertion elements, is considered an accessory protein, since TnpC, encoded by a neighboring gene, is a DDE family transposase.) codes for MIPSGAVYLVSGITDMRKSIDGLSLIVADVLEMDPLSSAWFIFCNRGRDKIKILFWDTNGFWLYYRRLEKGRFKWPKPTAVGHIHISTQQLNWLLSGLNLENPKAHQPLYGREV; via the coding sequence ATGATCCCAAGTGGCGCGGTCTATCTCGTCTCTGGTATCACCGATATGAGAAAGTCGATTGATGGCCTGTCTCTTATTGTCGCGGATGTGCTAGAAATGGATCCATTGAGCAGCGCATGGTTCATCTTTTGTAATCGTGGCCGAGATAAAATCAAAATTCTCTTTTGGGACACCAACGGGTTCTGGCTCTACTATCGCCGACTAGAAAAAGGCCGCTTTAAGTGGCCCAAACCTACAGCTGTGGGCCATATCCATATTTCAACTCAACAACTTAACTGGCTATTATCTGGGCTAAATCTTGAAAATCCCAAGGCTCATCAACCTCTTTATGGCAGAGAAGTGTGA
- the tnpA gene encoding IS66 family insertion sequence element accessory protein TnpA: MTQSEKHQHWTAIVSNQQESGLSVPQFCKEHDINYATFHYWLKKLKQTDDEQVAHQVVMNDRLALGSEAVVVHLPNGLRAELPTSLPLAQIQTWLKALQ; encoded by the coding sequence ATGACTCAATCTGAAAAACACCAACACTGGACGGCCATTGTCTCTAATCAGCAAGAAAGCGGACTTTCTGTTCCGCAGTTTTGCAAAGAGCACGACATCAATTACGCTACTTTTCATTATTGGTTGAAGAAACTCAAACAAACTGATGATGAGCAGGTTGCCCATCAAGTGGTAATGAATGATCGTCTAGCTTTAGGTTCGGAGGCGGTTGTTGTACATCTACCTAATGGACTTAGAGCGGAACTGCCAACCTCATTACCACTGGCACAAATTCAAACTTGGCTTAAGGCGCTGCAATGA
- a CDS encoding ATP-binding protein — MWLIARLLISRLETRLSDDRLRFLLKPTKPDGERFCTNDFNLLLQQFIGYYNKSNVTIFDLSGVPFEVLSVTVSLLSRIIFDFSFHNSKLKHAEGEENEVPILLVCEEAHNYVPASDSAMYKASRKSIERIAKEGRKYGLSLMVVSQRPSEVSPTIFSQCSNFIALRLTNKADQNYIKGLLPENTSSASEMLPSLGQGEALVVGDASIMPSLVQLPRPIPEPKSASVDVHTAWNENWNEPNFVNVIKRWRKESSED; from the coding sequence GTGTGGTTAATTGCGCGCTTACTTATATCTAGGTTAGAAACTAGGCTTTCAGACGATAGGCTAAGGTTTCTTTTAAAACCAACCAAACCTGATGGTGAGAGGTTTTGTACTAATGATTTTAATTTATTATTACAGCAATTTATTGGGTATTACAATAAGTCCAACGTAACAATTTTTGACCTGAGCGGAGTACCATTTGAGGTTTTAAGTGTAACAGTTAGTTTGTTGTCTAGAATAATTTTTGATTTCTCTTTTCATAATTCAAAGCTTAAACATGCTGAAGGTGAAGAAAATGAGGTCCCAATTCTTTTAGTTTGCGAAGAAGCACATAATTACGTTCCAGCATCAGATTCTGCAATGTATAAGGCTTCAAGAAAGTCTATTGAGAGAATAGCAAAGGAAGGTAGAAAATATGGACTAAGCCTAATGGTTGTAAGTCAAAGACCATCTGAAGTTTCTCCAACAATATTTTCTCAATGCAGTAATTTCATAGCATTACGTTTAACAAATAAAGCAGATCAAAACTATATTAAGGGGCTTTTACCTGAAAATACTAGCTCAGCTTCAGAAATGCTTCCTAGTTTAGGTCAAGGTGAAGCGCTTGTAGTTGGTGATGCATCAATAATGCCTAGCCTAGTACAATTACCTAGACCTATACCTGAGCCCAAGTCTGCCAGTGTAGATGTTCACACGGCTTGGAACGAAAACTGGAATGAGCCAAATTTTGTCAACGTCATAAAGCGCTGGCGTAAAGAAAGTTCTGAGGATTGA
- a CDS encoding nitrous oxide-stimulated promoter family protein codes for MIVIYCAKHHKKTRQQHHSLCAECMALSEYAKVKLDRCVFGQNKPTCNTCPVHCYRPEPKEQMRQVMRFSGPRMLLKHPILAIRHLRHEKRAVPEVPKQNVSNRHLRKRSK; via the coding sequence ATGATTGTGATTTATTGTGCTAAGCACCATAAAAAAACACGGCAACAGCATCATAGCTTGTGCGCTGAGTGTATGGCGTTGAGTGAGTATGCAAAAGTGAAGTTAGATCGTTGTGTGTTTGGTCAAAATAAACCTACTTGCAATACATGCCCTGTGCATTGTTATCGTCCTGAACCAAAAGAGCAAATGCGACAAGTGATGCGTTTTTCCGGGCCGAGAATGTTATTAAAGCACCCCATATTGGCTATTAGACATTTAAGGCATGAAAAAAGAGCGGTCCCTGAAGTGCCAAAACAAAATGTTTCGAATCGGCACCTAAGAAAACGCTCTAAGTAA
- a CDS encoding DEAD/DEAH box helicase: MSFDSLGLSAPILRAISDLGYTKASPIQEKAIPAIIEGKDVMAAAQTGTGKTGGFSLPLLERLSSGSKPKANHVRALILTPTRELAAQVHESIVQYSAHLDITSTVVFGGVKINPQMQKLRPGCDVLVATPGRLLDLHSQNAVKFSQLEVLVLDEADRMLDMGFFRDIKRILNVLPKQRQNLLFSATFSAEIRDLARGLVNNPVEVSVNPPNSTTALVEQSIYVADKKQKPAILANLIKQGNWQQVLVFSRTKHGANRLAKFLEAQQISASPIHGNKSQGARTKALAEFKSGEIRVLVATDIAARGLDIPQLPQVVNFDLPNVSEDYVHRIGRTGRAGETGKAYSLVCADETKELFAIERLIGKVLERHEMEGFKPVNDIPESKLNTRPIKAKKPKKAKVDHQDGQRSANNGQGKKPASKNQRQFSKRSSAQGNDSRDGAAPKPRRRPQRNSHSSGNKPANHQR, encoded by the coding sequence ATGAGTTTTGACTCCCTTGGTCTATCTGCCCCTATTCTTCGCGCTATTTCCGATCTCGGTTATACAAAAGCGTCGCCGATTCAAGAAAAAGCCATCCCAGCTATCATTGAAGGCAAAGACGTCATGGCTGCGGCGCAAACAGGGACAGGGAAAACCGGTGGCTTTAGCTTACCGTTGCTAGAAAGATTAAGTTCAGGTTCAAAACCAAAAGCCAATCACGTTCGTGCGTTAATCCTCACCCCAACTCGTGAGCTTGCAGCGCAAGTTCATGAAAGCATTGTTCAATACAGTGCCCATTTAGATATCACGTCTACTGTGGTATTTGGTGGGGTTAAAATTAACCCGCAAATGCAAAAACTGCGTCCAGGCTGTGATGTGTTGGTGGCCACTCCTGGCCGATTGTTAGATTTACATAGCCAAAATGCGGTGAAATTTTCACAACTGGAAGTGTTGGTATTAGATGAAGCCGATCGCATGTTAGACATGGGCTTCTTTCGCGACATTAAACGCATTTTAAATGTGCTACCCAAACAACGTCAAAATTTGCTGTTTTCAGCCACCTTCTCCGCTGAAATCCGTGATTTGGCCAGAGGCTTAGTCAATAACCCTGTAGAAGTCTCCGTTAATCCACCTAACTCCACCACCGCACTGGTTGAGCAAAGTATTTATGTGGCTGATAAAAAACAAAAACCGGCCATTCTTGCCAACTTGATTAAACAAGGTAATTGGCAGCAAGTTTTGGTGTTTAGCCGCACAAAACACGGGGCTAACCGCCTAGCTAAATTCCTTGAAGCGCAACAGATTTCAGCCTCACCTATTCATGGTAACAAGAGTCAAGGGGCAAGAACAAAAGCGTTAGCCGAGTTTAAGTCTGGTGAGATTCGTGTGCTGGTTGCCACTGATATTGCCGCGCGCGGTTTAGATATCCCGCAACTGCCTCAAGTGGTTAACTTTGATTTACCTAATGTCTCTGAAGATTATGTGCACCGCATTGGCCGCACGGGTCGTGCTGGGGAAACAGGGAAAGCCTATTCTTTAGTATGCGCCGATGAAACCAAAGAGTTATTTGCCATTGAGCGACTGATTGGCAAAGTATTAGAGCGCCATGAAATGGAAGGCTTTAAACCCGTTAACGACATTCCCGAGTCAAAACTCAATACTCGTCCAATCAAAGCTAAAAAGCCAAAGAAAGCAAAAGTTGACCATCAAGATGGACAACGTTCAGCCAACAATGGCCAAGGGAAAAAACCTGCAAGCAAAAACCAACGCCAATTTAGTAAGCGCTCTTCGGCTCAAGGCAATGATTCTCGTGATGGTGCAGCGCCAAAACCAAGACGCCGTCCGCAACGCAACAGCCATTCTAGCGGCAACAAACCGGCTAATCATCAGCGATAA
- a CDS encoding phosphatase PAP2 family protein yields MQLQFWKNNICGLFILCGFLIVVAVLTTFMPHIDLLSHTSDFIGGTLTYLTYSAGSKGFLITLSILVLFTTLKTTSKKQWFLLMVQLGVLLVLSFAAKTLLKEVTQSPRPYTQALTELHLVESPSAFYTLTETAQNSLIEQASEHVSHWRTIHWQGETDYSFPSGHTVFVALCLFFFGGLFCKRKQYCALTILLLWGFGVAYSRLWLGMHRPEDLLGSAIVVAIIALCIPSANASHRTQTHRL; encoded by the coding sequence ATGCAATTACAGTTCTGGAAAAACAATATTTGTGGGCTTTTTATCTTATGTGGCTTTCTAATTGTTGTCGCTGTACTAACAACCTTTATGCCCCATATCGATTTATTAAGCCATACCTCAGATTTTATCGGAGGTACGCTAACGTATCTGACTTATTCTGCCGGCTCCAAAGGCTTTTTAATCACATTATCTATTTTGGTGCTTTTTACCACGCTAAAAACCACCAGCAAAAAACAGTGGTTTTTGTTAATGGTACAATTAGGCGTGCTCTTAGTACTTTCTTTTGCCGCTAAAACCTTGCTTAAAGAGGTCACACAAAGCCCTCGCCCTTATACTCAAGCACTGACAGAACTGCATTTAGTTGAGTCTCCGAGTGCATTTTATACCTTAACTGAAACGGCACAGAACTCACTCATAGAGCAAGCATCTGAACACGTTTCTCATTGGCGCACCATACACTGGCAAGGTGAAACTGATTACTCTTTCCCATCGGGTCATACCGTATTTGTTGCCCTATGCCTGTTTTTCTTTGGCGGCCTATTTTGCAAACGCAAACAATATTGCGCCTTGACGATATTACTGCTTTGGGGATTTGGGGTCGCTTATAGTCGCCTTTGGTTAGGCATGCATAGACCAGAAGATCTGCTGGGCTCGGCCATTGTTGTTGCGATCATTGCACTATGTATTCCCTCTGCGAATGCCTCTCACCGCACACAAACCCATCGCCTATAA
- a CDS encoding DUF1439 domain-containing protein, producing the protein MNKKFGQRVGIAVLLSLLSGCTVYRISEQDMTQYVHKNVGFSHSVGMKHVMYAHLSVDDLKVKIGRVDAERISIYAATQAKVQVLDSAAQTLHLQLEFSAIPEYEPMRGEVFLKKIRLETFTHEGTRIDPDIERLIKPAVAMIGYGLSDRPVYQLDSNALQQALIKSAQPDLRIKDHKLVIELFD; encoded by the coding sequence ATGAACAAAAAATTTGGACAAAGAGTGGGTATCGCTGTGCTGCTATCCTTATTAAGCGGTTGTACAGTGTATCGTATTTCAGAGCAAGATATGACTCAGTATGTGCATAAAAATGTTGGGTTTTCTCATTCTGTTGGCATGAAACACGTCATGTATGCACACCTATCAGTAGACGACTTAAAGGTTAAAATTGGCCGTGTAGACGCTGAGCGAATTTCTATTTATGCCGCCACGCAAGCTAAGGTACAAGTGTTAGATTCAGCAGCGCAAACCCTTCATTTACAATTAGAATTTAGTGCGATCCCTGAATATGAGCCCATGCGAGGTGAAGTCTTTTTAAAGAAAATTCGCTTAGAAACCTTCACTCATGAAGGCACTCGTATTGATCCTGACATTGAGCGCCTCATCAAACCTGCCGTTGCTATGATAGGTTACGGTTTATCAGACCGCCCCGTGTATCAGTTGGACAGCAATGCTCTGCAACAGGCGCTAATAAAATCGGCTCAACCTGATTTGCGGATAAAAGATCATAAATTGGTAATTGAACTGTTTGATTGA